One genomic region from Siniperca chuatsi isolate FFG_IHB_CAS linkage group LG18, ASM2008510v1, whole genome shotgun sequence encodes:
- the sec16a gene encoding protein transport protein Sec16A isoform X3 — protein MQPPPRTGPPGASGPPPSGPNMFRRTRPHKHTAAATATMPPTTQPMTNPFAFVRAPPPMAAGGPPTIPNSNAPLMQAPPNTMYSQAGSGLPPQPQTMEDVPAAPPGPPSSSLPGVTLFNPHSTASTGVFPAPSPTGYASSHSEQGYFNSREQTPSMATEPPPVASAPPLCQTPFNQEFQGQPPPQPVPFQPVPPTTSSSQWAPDHGSRPPSVQNYFQPTSDPPPQSFNLPPHTQMYPSHTPSPHHNTPTPPTQPGHPQIQAPLPPQNPVNAPSSQWPDPNAPQQHNSHLQSQSYFSQSSDPQDSWFYQPPQDPGYHQMGTGLGHPQPRPDSAGSQHASNTGPGPSSAPATAPVPYSQESGTLSMFFKDNDVENEETLAGERNKAVNGIPGSFQYHSSPQAHSDQADVSLDYQGPSLQDHSHLPYMNDGNHASQKAPDSQYDHVENLECVPNQEVLPSETHGSPAATAAHGGDQFETGPNLETPDSIPRPMRSASVSSNYSNMSHGSGTGTRRHQGVVGTFIQQESPRLTDEANLSAAAGGYFEQIDTSPAGDMGAQQSSLEQMWLPTPSPPKPTGIFQASANSSFEPVRSHGVGVRPPEVDKAKMVVERGADSTPGNLEQPPDNMENIYGPGHPLPAGAGGGIPHLTHPVVHSHSRPSSRAFGASQPCESPAASLWAQSDPASLGANILLAPAAPTVLAPLREPSADVIQPPEDGPLDLQPSQRIQPTSQQQSENLENPPKVSEAEPTDSQGNLGYASLLVSDSLHQPVLIAPPVSNYSVIPPNMPIQAASQSSLRETTPPVRSPAQGQGANTSQTPLLTSNQNPLFAPGPLSFISSVSNQGPLNLTRDNTEAATSDITAPLQSQPVRPPLSRGQSLGGDSHSALQVNPQASLVTASLSNHNQPSNYELLDFSMHQSQAQNQASGHPSSLHESPQSSNGFYLQVTKDAQQGVRVKGNAPVQTLASVSTPQVPPAPSQAAANTQPPPAELPKTSVSQAALQGQNDAPPVPVSGAQPSHGQYPTPAPGPAAGSTLPPAAAYPPGPRGPLPPGASQPPPAEPPRPPSTHSQQGYGPPAPVPGQMYAGYYGNYGEYPDCRAPYPPGQYPPPPGDPRAQQYYQDGQYRSRADPWYGRYEGQTPAYRDPNYQYREPQPDRPSSRTSQYSDRPSSRQGYPDEYPRANRSAYSEYYADYAKHYDYGGYNYGQYDPRYRGYYDQSYWSNYDENYRGRDNYYNQQMYPARKEGYDDQWRYYPGYDASFDDDYRRRGEVYGDEFDRRSVHSEQSAHSVHSSHSHHSRRSSFSSQSQQSQVYTSQPDLVSAVYDTTASTLAVDYSYGQYPNQTDASQNYGQYLYPSEYTADSTWIAPEQPPPRPATPEKFTIPHRCARFGPGGHLVQVLPNLPSAGQPALVDIYNMETMLQDTPDQAELRAFPGPLVKEETHKVDVIKFSQNKALECSRDNNLLDKDSTRLLWDFIMLLCRQNGTVVGTDIADLLLKEHRSVWLPGKSPNEANLIDFNNEPLARAEEEPGAGPLSLLSDTFMTVPENVGKETERFRELLLFGRKKDALEAAMKGGLWGHALLLASKMDNRTHARVMTRFANSLPINDPLQTVYQLMSGRMPASATCCGEEKWGDWRPHLAMVLSNLTHTLDLDTRTITTMGDTLASRGLIDAAHFCYLMAQVGLGVFTKKSTKMVLIGSNHSLPFYQFATNEAIQRTEAYEYAQSLGSQPCSLPNFQVFKLIYACRLAEAGLSAQAFHYCEVISRAVLTQPSYYSPVLISQIIQMSEKLRFFDPQLKEKPEQELFDEPEWLIHLRQLDGQIRTGVITYSEDRTTPTQFDCSSPSSDLDQHSPPEPYSMPVELDGPTPDNPLMSSLMPGPPPQAVQLMPPAPTSILQDGMAPPQPLPSNDVPQFYPVPPSGPPGQIPISGYPPQDPGFAPPPLQPQPEQSEMYPGAHQQPCPPPLQVGQMSPHMPPQVPHSPARVNHPPPQMPQHMPPSPGHMPPVQQMSQAPPEMISAQPISSSPPRSSFTPKMDFYDHMAHMVPGRRSRTASQSSMHVTSGRRSRTTSESSTHSGGRERSNSSVKQASPPPPSIPEQPHREEAKKVKKDSPKKTGGGGWLNWLYRKGKNEAHLPDDKNKSIVWDEKKQKWVDLNEPEEESKPPPPPPSGFPMMPQMPGPGGPAAPPSGGPAVNMFSRKAGTRSRYVDVLNPSRTAKPGGLAPAPADIFAPLAPMAMPANLFVPSSAPDDQQPLEGSEGGNLEQNSPNTSAAPQMFNPTLLPPAPEGPPVPDGSQSGESHPAQGPAPAGGVTFYNPAQFAQTSAPTGGGHRSGRLGGQRQYPVMK, from the exons ATGCAGCCCCCTCCTCGGACTGGACCTCCAGGAGCCTCTGGCCCTCCTCCTTCTGGGCCCAATATGTTCCGCAGGACCAGGCCTCACAAGCATACAGCAGCAGCTACTGCCACAATGCCACCTACTACTCAACCCATGACAAACCCTTTTGCTTTTGTTAGAGCTCCTCCTCCTATGGCTGCAGGTGGTCCCCCAACAATACCCAACAGCAACGCTCCACTAATGCAAGCCCCACCTAACACCATGTACTCTCAAGCTGGCTCAGGGCTGCCTCCACAACCACAGACAATGGAGGATGTCCCAGCTGCTCCCCCTGGTCCCCCATCATCCTCTCTGCCAGGGGTTACCCTTTTCAACCCTCACAGTACAGCATCCACTGGTGTTTTCCCAGCACCTAGTCCCACAGGATATGCATCCTCACATAGTGAACAGGGCTATTTTAATTCAAGAGAACAGACACCATCCATGGCCACAGAGCCACCACCTGTGGCCTCAGCCCCACCTCTTTGTCAGACACCTTTTAACCAGGAATTTCAAGGACAGCCTCCTCCCCAGCCTGTGCCCTTCCAGCCAGTACCTcccaccacctcctcttcccAGTGGGCCCCTGATCACGGAAGTCGACCTCCATCAGTTCAGAATTATTTCCAGCCTACTAGTGACCCTCCaccacagtcttttaatttACCTCCGCACACCCAGATGTACCCCTCCCACACCCCATCACCCCATCACAACACCCCTACCCCTCCAACACAACCTGGACATCCCCAGATCCaggctcctcttcctccacagaATCCTGTAAATGCCCCTAGTTCTCAATGGCCTGACCCAAATGCACCCCAGCAGCATAATTCCCACTTACAGAGTCAGAGCTACTTCAGTCAGAGCTCTGACCCCCAGGACTCATGGTTCTACCAACCTCCACAGGACCCAGGCTACCACCAAATGGGGACTGGCCTGGGCCATCCTCAGCCCCGGCCTGACTCTGCTGGATCTCAACATGCGTCCAACACTGGGCCTGGGCCTAGTTCTGCCCCTGCCACTGCCCCAGTCCCATACTCTCAGGAGTCTGGAACACTCTCAATGTTCTTCAAAGACAACGATGTGGAAAATGAAGAAACACTGGCTGGAGAAAGAAATAAGGCTGTAAATGGTATTCCTGGATCCTTTCAATATCACAGCAGCCCACAAGCCCACAGTGACCAAGCAGATGTTTCTTTGGATTACCAAGGACCTTCTCTGCAAGATCATTCACACCTACCATACATGAATGATGGCAATCATGCATCCCAGAAGGCCCCTGATTCCCAGTATGACCATGTGGAGAATTTGGAGTGTGTCCCGAACCAGGAAGTATTACCCAGTGAAACCCATGGCAGCCCTGCTGCTACTGCAGCTCATGGAGGAGACCAGTTTGAAACCGGGCCTAACCTGGAGACACCAGATTCTATTCCAAGACCAATGAGATCTGCCAGTGTGTCATCCAACTATAGCAATATGAGCCATGGAAGTGGAACTGGCACTCGTCGGCATCAGGGAGTAGTAGGTACCTTTATTCAGCAGGAAAGTCCACGTCTCACTGATGAAGCTAACCTGTCTGCAGCCGCTGGAGGCTACTTTGAGCAGATTGACACATCTCCAGCTGGAGATATGGGTGCGCAACAGAGCTCCCTGGAGCAGATGTGGCTCCCCACACCTAGCCCTCCCAAACCAACTGGTATCTTTCAGGCCAGTGCTAACAGCTCTTTTGAACCTGTGCGCTCACATGGGGTTGGGGTGCGTCCTCCTGAAGTTGATAAGGCTAAAATGGTAGTGGAAAGGGGTGCAGATTCTACACCTGGCAACCTGGAGCAGCCACCAGATAATATGGAAAATATTTATGGCCCAGGGCACCCCCTACCTGCTGGGGCTGGAGGTGGTATACCTCATCTGACACACCCAGTGGTTCATTCTCACTCTCGACCTTCATCCCGTGCTTTTGGGGCCAGTCAGCCCTGTGAGAGCCCTGCCGCCAGTCTGTGGGCTCAGAGTGATCCTGCTAGCTTGGGTGCTAACATCCTCCTAGCCCCTGCTGCCCCGACAGTTCTTGCCCCTTTACGAGAGCCTAGTGCTGATGTCATCCAACCTCCAGAGGATGGCCCACTGGACCTGCAGCCCTCCCAGAGAATCCAGCCAACTTCACAGCAACAATCAGAGAACCTAGAGAACCCACCAAAGGTGAGTGAGGCAGAGCCAACTGACTCACAAGGCAACCTGGGCTATGCGTCTCTCCTTGTGTCTGACTCGCTCCACCAGCCTGTTTTGATTGCCCCACCAGTTTCCAATTACAGTGTGATTCCCCCCAATATGCCTATTCAAGCAGCCAGTCAAAGTAGCCTTAGGGAAACTACCCCGCCTGTGAGATCACCTGCACAGGGGCAGGGTGCCAATACTTCCCAAACACCTTTATTAACCTCTAATCAGAATCCACTGTTTGCCCCTGGACCATTAAGCTTCATTTCTTCAGTCTCTAACCAGGGCCCGCTCAATCTGACCCGAGACAACACAGAAGCAGCAACATCAGACATCACAGCTCCGCTGCAGTCTCAGCCAGTCCGCCCTCCTCTTTCAAGGGGCCAATCATTGGGTGGAGACAGCCACTCTGCTCTCCAAGTTAATCCACAGGCTTCTCTTGTGACTGCTTCTCTCTCTAATCATAATCAGCCATCAAATTATGAACTACTTGATTTTTCTATGCACCAATCACAAGCCCAAAACCAAGCATCTGGCCATCCTTCCTCTCTGCACGAGTCTCCACAATCTAGTAATGGATTTTACCTACAGGTCACCAAAGATGCTCAGCAGGGGGTAAGAGTGAAAGGGAATGCCCCTGTCCAGACCCTGGCCTCTGTATCTACCCCACAGGTACCACCAGCACCTTCACAAGCAGCTGCAAACACCCAGCCGCCACCAGCTGAACTTCCTAAAACATCAGTTTCTCAGGCTGCACTGCAGGGACAAAATGATGCTCCTCCTGTTCCGGTGAGTGGAGCACAACCCTCCCATGGCCAGTATCCAACTCCAGCACCGGGGCCTGCTGCAGGGAGcactcttcctcctgctgctgcataCCCTCCAGGGCCTCGAGGACCATTACCTCCAGGAGCTTCCCAGCCACCTCCTGCGGAGCCACCTCGACCACCCTCCACCCATAGCCAGCAGGGCTATGGGCCCCCTGCTCCAGTGCCAGGGCAGATGTATGCTGGCTATTATGGTAATTATGGAGAATACCCTGATTGCAGAGCACCTTATCCTCCTGGCCAGTACCCACCTCCACCTGGGGATCCTAGAGCACAGCAATATTATCAA GATGGTCAATACAGGAGCAGAGCGGATCCTTGGTATGGCAGATATGAAGGGCAGACCCCAGCTTATCGTGATCCAAACTACCAGTACAGAGAGCCTCAGCCAGACCGACCCAGCTCCAGGACCAGTCAGTACTCTGACAGGCCCTCATCCAG GCAAGGCTATCCTGACGAGTACCCGAGAGCAAACCGAAGTGCCTATAGTGAATATTATGCAGATTACGCCAAGCACTATGATTATGGAG GATACAACTATGGACAGTATGACCCGCGATACAGAGGATACTATGATCAGTCCTACTGGTCTAATTACGATGAGAACTACAGAGGCAGAGACAACTACTATAATCAACAGATGTATCCTGCCAG GAAAGAGGGCTATGATGATCAGTGGCGGTACTATCCTGGTTATGATGCCAGTTTTGATGATGATTACCGTCGACGTGGAGAAGTGTACGGCGATGAGTTTGACAGACGCAGCGTCCACAGCGAGCAGTCGGCACACAGTGTGCACAGTTCTCACAGCCACCACAGCAGACGAAGCAGCTTCAGCTCACAGTCACAACAG AGCCAGGTATACACAAGCCAGCCTGACTTAGTGTCAGCAGTCTATGACACTACAGCATCCACTTTGGCTGTGGACTACTCCTATGGACAGTACCCGAACCAGACTGATGCTTCCCAGAACTACGGCCAGTACCTCTATCCCTCTGAGTACACCGCAGACAGCACCTGGATTGCCCCTGAGCAAC CTCCTCCTCGTCCTGCAACCCCAGAGAAGTTCACCATACCCCACCGTTGTGCCCGCTTTGGACCTGGTGGTCATCTGGTCCAAGTTCTGCCCAATCTCCCCTCAGCTGGACAGCCTGCTCTCGTTGATATCTATAACATGGAG ACCATGCTGCAGGATACCCCAGATCAGGCAGAACTACGAGCCTTCCCTGGACCTCTTGTTAA GGAGGAGACCCATAAGGTGGACGTGATAAAGTTTTCTCAGAACAAAGCGCTGGAGTGTTCTCGTGATAACAACCTCTTGGACAAGGACTCTACCCGCCTGCTCTGGGACTTCATAATGCTGCTCTGTAGACAGAATGGG ACTGTGGTCGGCACGGACATCGCTGACCTCTTGTTGAAGGAGCATCGCTCTGTCTGGCTCCCGGGCAAAAGTCCGAACGAAGCCAACTTGATTGATTTTAACAATGAACCACTGGCACGAGCTGAGGAAGAGCCGGGAGCCGGACCGCTATCCCTCCTATCTGACACCTTCATGACTGTCCCAGAGAACGTTGGCAAGGAAACAGAACGCTTCAGGGAGCTGTTACTGTTTGGCCGCAAGAAG GATGCGCTAGAAGCAGCTATGAAGGGAGGTCTGTGGGGCCACGCCCTGCTGTTGGCCAGTAAGATGGACAACAGAACACATGCACGTGTCATGACAAG GTTTGCCAACAGTTTGCCTATCAATGACCCTCTCCAGACAGTGTACCAGCTGATGTCAGGGAGGATGCCTGCATCAGCCACT TGCTGTGGTGAGGAGAAGTGGGGTGACTGGCGCCCTCACCTGGCCATGGTGCTGTCTAACCTTACACACACCCTGGACCTGGACACACGCACAATCACCACCATGGGCGACACTCTCG CTTCCAGGGGGCTGATTGATGCTGCACACTTCTGCTACTTGATGGCCCAAGTTGGTCTGGGAGTTTTCACAAAGAAGAGCACCAAGATGGTTCTGATTGGCTCCAACCACAG TTTGCCCTTTTACCAATTTGCGACCAATGAAGCAATCCAGAGGACTGAGGCCTATGAGTATGCTCAATCTCTGGGCTCCCAGCCATGCTCACTACCCAATTTCCAG GTGTTCAAGTTGATCTATGCATGCCGCTTGGCTGAAGCAGGCCTGAGTGCTCAGGCCTTCCACTACTGTGAAGTTATCTCTAGGGCTGTCCTCACGCAGCCTTCCTACTACTCTCCTGTTTTAATAAGCCAAATCATACAG ATGTCAGAAAAGCTGCGATTCTTTGATCCACAACTGAAGGAGAAGCCAGAGCAGGAGTTGTTCGATGAGCCTGAATGGCTAATCCACCTCAGACAGCTGGATGGACAGAtcagg acgGGGGTGATTACATACAGTGAAGACAGAACAACTCCTACACAGTTCGACTGCAGCAGCCCCAGCTCTGACTTGGACCAGCACAGTCCACCTGAACCTTACAGCATGCCTGTGGAGTTGGATGGCCCCACCCCTGACAACCCACTAATGAGCTCATTAATGCCAGGGCCTCCACCGCAGGCAGTACAGCTGATGCCTCCAG CTCCGACCTCCATCCTCCAAGATGGGATGGCCCCTCCTCAGCCTTTACCCTCCAACGATGTGCCCCAGTTCTACCCAGTACCCCCCAGTGGACCACCAGGCCAGATCCCCATCTCAGGCTACCCTCCACAGGATCCTGGCTTcgcccctcctcccctccagcCTCAACCTGAGCAGTCAGAAATGTATCCAGGAGCCCATCAGCAGCCGTGTCCCCCACCTCTTCAAGTGGGCCAAATGTCACCACACATGCCCCCTCAGGTGCCGCATTCACCTGCACGGGTGAACCACCCACCACCCCAGATGCCTCAGCACATGCCTCCTTCTCCTGGGCATATGCCACCCGTACAGCAGATGTCCCAGGCCCCACCAGAGATGATCAGTGCTCAACCAATATCATCTTCCCCACCCAGAAGCTCCTTCACACCGAAGATGGACTTCTATGACCACATGGCTCACATG GTTCCTGGAAGGAGATCAAGGACTGCTTCACAATCTTCAATGCATGTG ACTTCAGGACGTCGCTCTCGCACCACATCTGAATCTTCCACTCACTCTGGCGGAAGAGAGCGGAGCAACTCGTCTGTCAAGCAGGCCTCTCCACCTCCGCCTTCAATTCCTGAACAGCCCCACAGAGAAGAGGCCAAGAAAGTCAAGAAAGACTCCCCGAAAAAG actggtggtggtggctggCTAAACTGGCTCTATAGGAAGGGGAAGAATGAGGCTCACTTGCcagatgacaaaaacaaatct ATTGTGTGGGatgaaaagaagcagaaatggGTCGACTTGAATGAGCCTGAAGAGGAG AGCAAgccccctccaccacctccctcTGGCTTCCCCATGATGCCTCAGATGCCTGGCCCTGGAGGGCCTGCCGCACCCCCGAGTGGTGGTCCTGCTGTCAACATGTTCTCCAGGAAGGCAG gcaCGAGGAGCAGATATGTGGATGTTCTGAACCCCAGTAGAACTGCTAAACCGGGTGGATTAGCCCCTGCTCCTGCAGACATCTTTGCTCCTTTGGCACCAATGGCCATGCCTGCTAACCTATTTGTGCCTAGTTCAG CTCCTGACGATCAACAACCTCTAGAGGGCAGTGAAGGAGGAAATCTAGAGCAGAATTCACCAAACACCAGCGCTGCTCCACAG ATGTTCAACCCAACGTTGTTACCACCTGCCCCAGAAGGTCCTCCCGTGCCTGATGGCTCACAGTCCGGAGAG AGTCATCCTGCCCAGGGACCTGCACCCGCTGGAGGCGTCACCTTTTATAACCCTGCACAGTTTGCACAG ACAAGTGCACCAACAGGAGGCGGACACCGATCTGGTCGTTTGGGCGGTCAGCGCCAGTACCCAGTGATGAAGTAA